The sequence TCCACGGGAAAGCGCTTGGCGCCGAGGGTGACTGCCTGATAGAGGCGCACCCGCTCGCCGATAATCGCGGTTTCTCCGATCACCACGCCGGTGCCGTGGTCGATGAAGAAGCTGCCGCCGATCTGCGCCGCTGGATGGATATCGATGCCGGTCTCAGAGTGGGCGATCTCGGCGATGATGCGGGCCACCAGTGGTGCACCTAGGCGGTGCAGCACGTGGGCGATACGGTGGTAGGCGATGGCCGTGGTGCCGGGGTAACAGACCAACACCTCATCCAGGCTCTTGGCCGCCGGATCCCCCTGATAGCCGGCCTGGATGTCGGTTTCCAGGATCCGCCGCACCTCCGGCAGATGGGCGGCGAACTCACGGGTGATCTCGAAGGCCCGGCGCTGGTGGTCGGCGCCGCCCTTGCCGGTCAGCCCGGACGCGAAGCTGAGCTCCAGGCGGATCTCCTCGAATAGCGCCCGCAGCTGGGTCTCCAGGGTGTGGCCCACGAAATAATCCACCCCCTCGTCGGTCAGATCGGGCGGCCCCAGCCGGTTTGGAAACAGCGCCGCGCAAAGCCCCTCCAATACGGCCGTCAGGTTGGCCCGGGACGGCATCTTGGGCGGCCGGTCCTGCTTCTGGCGCTGCTCCAAGGCGTTCAACCGGAGCGCCCGCAGCTCCGAGACCACCCGCTCCACATTCCAGTGGAGAGCCGGCTTGGCCCGCCGGCTCGTCTCCAACTTCGGGCTCATGCGGCAAGCCCGGCGGCGTCGAACATGCCTTCGAACAACACCGAGCTTAGGTAGCGCTCCCCGGAATCGGGCAGGATGGTAACGATGGTCTTGCCTTCGTTCTCCGGCCGCTGGGCGAGGCGCGCCGCTACCGCCGCGGCAGCGCCACAGGAAATGCCGGAGAGGATGCCTTCTTCCCGGGTCAGGCGGCGGGCGTAGTGGATCGCCTCCTCGTTGCTGACCTGCTCGACCGCATCTACCAAGGACAGGTCCAGGACCTCCGGGACGAAACCCGCGCCGATGCCCTGGATCTTGTGGGGGGCGGGCTTCAGCGGCTCCCCGGCCCGCTTCTGGGTCAGCACCGGACTGGCGGCCGGTTCCACCGCCACCGCGACGATGGGTTTCCCCTGGGTGTGCTTGATGTAACGGGCGACCCCGGTGATGGTACCGCCAGTACCCACCCCCGACACTAGGATGTCGATGGCGCCATCGGTGTCTTCCCAGATTTCCGGACCGGTGGTCTTCTCGTGAATGGCGGGGTTGGCGGGATTCTTGAATTGCTGCAGCAAGACGTAGCGGTCGGGGTTGGAGGCGGCGATCTCCTCCGCCTTCGCCACCGCCCCGCTCATGCCCCGCGCCCCTTCCGTGAGGACCAGCTTGGCGCCGTAGGCAATCAAGAGCTTGCGCCGCTCGAGGCTCATGGTTTCCGGCATGGTCAAGGTCAAAGGAATGCCCCGAGCGGCTGCCACGAACGCCAAGGCGATACCCGTGTTACCGCTGGTGGGCTCCACGATTTCCTTGCCGGGGCCTAAGAGTCCCCGTTCCTCGGCGTCCCACACCATCGCGGCGCCGATGCGGCACTTGACCGAATAGGCCGGATTGCGCCCTTCGATCTTCGCCAGCACCGTGGCCGGCGCCCCGTCGGTGACCCGGTTGAGCCGGACCAGCGGCGTGCGACCGATGGACTTGGAATTGTCTTCGAACCAACGTGACATGCGAGCCTCCTGAACAATGATCCGAAATCCAAGAAATCATCCCTGGCTTGGTGAAAGCCGGCCGGGAACTGCCGTCGAAGACCCCGCCCACCCGGCGTTGGCAACGCCCCAGGCCCACGGGGATTTCAGGAACGCTAGCGTGTCGCGTCGCCCCCTTTCTCGAACGGCCGATCGAAAACGAAAAAGCCAGTGATCCATGGCTGGATACACTGGCTTCCGGTGGTCCGGTCAGCTCCGGATGTTCAATCAATTCTTTTGGGACGGGGCCGCTCCCTTTGCTGCCGCTCCGGACGACCGGTCACGTCAGCTGGCGCCTAACTTTACGGTATCGGCCCGCCTAATGGCCGCCGATTCTACTGGCTATCCCCTGTCACAGAAAGACCATTAACGCATAAAACTATGATGGCCGCTTCTATTCCCATCTATCGCCGCAGGTACTCCCGCCTCTGCCAGCACCTGGTCCCAGAGCGCCAGGACCTTCTCCTCCGAGAACCTGGCCGTCACCTCCACCGCCCGCCCGGCCAGGCGGCGGCGCTCCTCCCCGTCCCCCATCAGCCGGTCCATGGCTTCCGCCAAGGTGGCGGGATCCTCGGGCGGCACCAAGAGTCCATCGACCCCGTGCCGAACGAGCTCCCTCGGTCCGGTCGGGCAGTCGGCGGCGATCACCGGCAAGCCGGCGGCCATGGCTTCGCCCAGGGCATTGGGAAAGCCTTCGTAGCGCGAGGCCAGTACGAACAGATCGCAGCGCTTAAGCAAGGCCGGGACGGCCTGCACCAGCCCCGGCAGGAACACCCGGCCGGACAGGCCCAGGCGCTCCACCAAGCCTTCCAGCTCGGCCCGCAGCGGTCCTTCGCCCACAATCACCAACGACCAGTCCGGATAACGGCCCTGCAGCCGGGCAAAGGCTTGCAGCAACAGATCGAAGCCCTTCTGCGCCACCAGCCGCCCGACGGCGACCACCCGCCGTCCCGCCGGCAGCACCAGCCCCCCGTCCAGCTCCCCGGCCGGCGCCGGGATCGGGTTGGGGATCACCCGACAGCGGTGCCGCAGCGCAGGGGGCAGGTCCTCCATGGCCTGCCCGGTCAGCACCACGATGGCCGAGGCCCACCGGTATACCCGGCGGCGCAGCCAGACCCACGCGGGTTTGAGCGGATAGCTCGCCATGTGGATGCGCTCAGACACCAGGACGGGGATCGACAACCCCCAGGTTGCCAGCAGGGTCAGCACATTGACCGAATCCAGGAAGCTGATCACGGCATCGGGCCGTTCCCGGCGGATGGCCCATCTCAGCACCGCCAGCCGCCGCAGGTTATTGACCAAAGCCGCCCCCGGTCCGGCGGAATCGGCGAGCAGCCCCAAGGGGCGATGCCGGACCCGGTGGTGCAGGGGAAAGAAGGGCGCCACCGACCCGTCGTCAAAGGTCAACAGGCTGACCTCGCGGCCCTTTTCCACCCAACGGTTGGCCAGGATCGACAACACCCGCTCGGCGCCCCCGGCGGACAGGGTGGAAATCACCAACACCAGCTTCATGGGCCAGCTGCCGATCCGGTCAGGGGAATCGGCCTGCGGAGCAGGCAGCGCAACAACAACTTCCATCGCCATTCCCGCTCCGCCGCCCGACCGATGGGGGAAGAACAAAACAGGCGCCACAGCGGCCAGCCCAGATCGGCGCTCTTGCCGCAAGCCCCGTACCAGAACCTTGAAAGGTACCGGCACGCCGCGGCTTCCGCCAGGGCCCCCTGGGCCACCCCTAGGGCGAGGAGCTTTTCCAGCCAGGTTTTAGCCCTCAGTAATTGACGGTGATCGCCGTGGAACCGGAAGGTCGTGATGGCATTGTGCAGAGCGATTTCCTCTTCGCTAGCGGCCACCGCCAGGGCTTCCAGCTGCCGCCGGCGGATCCGATCGGCGGTGGCATCCTGTTCCCTACGGAATCGATTGCTGGTGTTTTCCGGATGAAAACGGTACCTCACTAATACTTCCGGGATATTCGCCACCTTAGTATGCTGCGCGCAACGGACCCAGAATTCATAATCCTCCGAATATTTATACTCTGGATCGTAGCGCAACCCATACCGCTGCACAAAATCCTTGCGCATGACTATGGTATTGTGTGCGAAGGCATTGTCGAATAACAGGAAAAAGCGGATCAGCCGGTCGTCCGTCGGTGGCTTCAATATAATTGATTCGTTCCGGTAAAATCGCTCGAACCAGGTTCCACAAAGTCCGACATCCGGATGCCTATTCAGAAATGCCAGCTGCCGCTCTAGGCGTTCCGGCAAACTTATATCGTCACAGTCCATCCGGGCGATATATTCGCCGCGGGCGAGCTCCAGGCCCCTGTTGAGGGTGGCAATAAGGCCCAAATTATGCCCATTGCTAAGCAAACGGATCCGGGGGTCCCGATAGGAGCTACAAATCTCTACGCTGCTGTCCGTGGACCCGTCGTCGATGATGAGAAATTCGAAATCGGTGAAGGTTTGCCCCAGGATACTCTCGATCGCCGGTCGCAGGTATTTCTCGCCGTTGTAGACCGGCATGATCACGCTAATACAAGGGGTACCCATGGCCAATATCGACCTGGTTTCGCCACTCGACCGTTTCCCGCTAGTCGGGAAGCTCGTATCCATAACCGAAGGTCTCGAAGTCCTCTCGGTATCTTTCGTAGACCATGGCCTGCAGCTCTTTAGTGTAGTACTGCCCACACCCTTCCCGCTCGCCTTCCTTGGTTCGGTTGAGATGGCGGAGCTGAGGTGTTTCTTCTTGGGGAATTCCGAGCAGCTCAAAAACCCGGTAAAAATCCCTTTGGTAGGCTTCAAATCGCCCTACGAACGCATAATCGAGAACCTCGTACAAGATTTGGACTTTCTGTACCCGCCAGTGGGGATTCATTTCATAGTCGGTTTGCCGCACTACGGCCTTGACGAACTCGGCGAAGCTAATGGGCCGCTGCAAATCGGCGATATCATAGCCCATGACTCGCAGAATGTGGCGTTTTTGTGGTTTGTTTTTGACAATCTTATCCCGATAACCCGACAGCAGCCGCGTATAAGGATTTCTTACAAAGGTAAAAAAACGATAGCCTTCCGCCACAAGGAAGCTCAACGGCGCGCTTGCTCCGAGCCGGGTTATCCGTTGTAGCGGCGAAACTCCAGAGCTGTGAAAGACGGTCCAGTCGTAGCAATCCACCGGGTTCTCGGTACCCCGTGTTTCCAGCTCCACCAGGGCCGACTTCAGCGACGAACACCCGGTTTTTGGGTTATCCATGTAAACATATCGATAGCGCTGAGAAACATTCATGGCATAGACCAAATCCCCCGCCGGGATGCGCGCTAAAGCAGCGCGCAGCCTCGGACAACGGAGTTTGTAGCTATTCCATCGAGCGCTTTCCGCGGCTGCGTACACCCATCCCCCAATGGTGGACTTTGCTCGCTTGATTACCTGGTTGATTTCCATGGCTGTTTCTCCTTATCCCCAGGTGGCACGGGCGGAACAATAGCAGCCCAAGCGATCCCTTCCTCTTTCGAGATGGGGAATCAGCAGTGGATCGTCGATGCTGTCCGCGAGTAACTCTATAGCGATAATCTGATCCTTGGTGAACAAAACTTCGCGCCCCGCAGAAAGGGTAAGGGATAGAAAATAGGAACCTGGAATGAGCCGGTGTTCGGGAATTTCCACATCAATGTCCCGAACTCCCGCTGGCAATTCGGGAATGGCGGTCTTGGCCGTCACGATCCGAGCCCCCAGGGTGTTCACGATGCCGATCGCGATCACCAGGCCCGTGAGTTTTCGATCCAGCTCCAGGGAAAGCTTCAACCTGATGGGCCGATTGAAGCCGAGCGGCATATTGCGCTGGTCGAGCGACATATCGGCAATCCGCAACCAAGGCACTTTCCCCGCCAAGTTTGTCACCTTGCTGGAATTCTCGTGGATGCGCAGATATTCGCTCACGCCGGCTTCGCTGCTGCCGTCTAGGAGCACCCGCCCCTCTTGAAGGAGCAAAGTACGGTCGGTAAATTGCAGGATCGAGCTCATGTTGTGACTGACAAATAGCACGGTCCGTCCGGAGGTACCAATCTCCTGCAATTTACCCAGACACTTCTTCTGAAACTGGGCATCCCCGACCGCCAGTACCTCATCGATGATGAGGATTTCCGGTTCCAGGTGCGCCGCCACAGCAAAGCCTAAGCGCACATACATTCCGGAAGAATAATGTTTAACCGGAGTATCGAGGAATTTTTCCACTTCCGCGAAGGCGACGATGGCATCGAACCTCTTCTTGATCTCCTGCCTGGTCATTCCCAGGATCGCGCCATTGAAATAAATGTTTTCCCGGCCGGTGAGTTCCGGGTGGAATCCTGTTCCCACTTCCAAAAGGCTGGCTACGCGGCCGCGGATTCGCACTCGCCCGAGGCTGGGTTCGATGATGCGCGAAAGTATTTTCAACAAGGTGGATTTCCCTGCTCCATTGCGGCCGATGATTCCCAGCTTCTCACCTTGGCGAACTTCGAAGCTGACCCCCTTGAGCGCCCAGAATTCTTCCGCGCCAAGAGGATCTTTTGAAGCTCCGTTTCTACCCGCTAGGTGCAAGCTCCACCGCTTAAAGCCGTTGGCGATGGCGTCGCGCAATGTGGAATAGGATTCGGCGGCGGACTGATGGCGAAGGCTAAACCTTTTGCCGATATTTTCCACCGAGATGACTACGGCCATCACAAAAGCTCCGCCAAGCGCCGCTCGATCCTGCGGAAATACCAAATTCCCGTGGTCAGGAGGACCCCTGTGACTAGCCCTGACAGAGCCACGCTGGCGCCCAAATCCACCGCTTCTACGCCAAGCAGCGACCAACGGAAGCCCTCGATGACCCCAACCATGGGGTTGAGGGCATACACGAGCCTCCAGGTTTCGGGAATCAGGGCACTATCGAAACCCACCGGGGATAGGTAAAGCCCCATTTGCACCAAAAATGGCGTCACATAACGGAAATCCTTGAATTGCACACTGAGAGCCGATACCCATAATCCAGCCCCCAGAGAAACCATGACCACCAGCAGGATAAAAATCGGCAATAACAGGATTCGCAAATCCGGAAGGAAGCGGTGCCAGACCAGTAATAGGACCAGCACAGCCCCGGCCGCGATGAAATCCACCAAACTGACGATAACCGCGCTCACCGGCACGATGAGCCTAGGGAAATACACCTTGGTAATGATGGTCTCCTTGTTAACTAGGCTATTGCCGGCGTCCGTCAGGGTGGTGGCGAAAAACTGCCAGGGCAACATGGCGGTATATACCAGAACGGAATAGGGGATTCCGCTGGACGGCAGCTTGGCGAGCCGGCCGAATATGAAAGTGAAAATTACCATGGTCAGGAACGGCCGAATCACGGCCCAGGCGAATCCGATGGTCATGCGTTTGTAGCGCAGCAACACATCTCGCCACGCCAAAAACCAGAACAGCTCCCGGTATTGCCAAATATCCCGCCAGTAATGGGCAATGGGGCGCCCGGGTTCTATGATGATTTCCTGCAAGGCGGTCCTCAACCCTTTGTTATGGCGACGGCAGGACGAGCATTGAGCACGAAGGTATACCCCACGCCCATGACCATCGACCAATAAGCCCGCCATTCCTCAGTCATCAGCTGGAACACCGTCAGGCCCCAAATCGCGGCCATACCAAGACAGCCCGCCACCAACAAAACGTGGTCGCTGGGTAAACACCCAGCCCGTTGCACAGCGCGGAAGGCCACCGCCAAGCGCCATACGGCCACGCTCAACAGCACCATGCCCAGCAAACCGAAACGCACCAGCAGCTCGAGATAGGTATTGTGCAAATGGGATACCCAATTTCTGGCTTGCGCCACCCAAAGCTCTGGGCGGCCGCTGGTGGCGATGAGATGCTTGCTGGAACCGGTGCCCCAACCCATCAATGGCCGTTCCAACCATTTATTCAATCCGAATTTCTGGGCATGGAAACGGAATTTGAGGGATGAATAGGGAAGCGTCTGGTCGTGCCCTTGCAGGATTTTCTGCGCCGTTTCCCGGTCAGGACCGATACGGCGCCAGATCGATTCGCCATTGGCGGCGACACCGGCTGCAAAAATCACCACCACCATCACGGGTAGATAGGGAAGTTGGCGTAACGAAAATCCCCGATAGCGGTAATTTCGATAATACCTATAACAAAATACCAGCGGAAATAGGATACCCGCCGCCAGCCAGGCGGTCCGTGACTGACTCGCGACCAACATGTAGGCGCTAAGATAAAGGCCGGCCGCCCAAACCAGACCGCGCAAGGCGATCTGCCAAGGCTTCCTGGATAACGTGAGCCACGGCTCGGCGAACAATAGAAGGCCCAGGATCACACTGGCGGAAATCAACCCGCTGCATCCCGCCGACATTTGAAATCCGGTTTGATCGCCGGTCCGAAAGGTCAGTACATCCCTGAGCTGGGCATGGGGAATAAGGCCTACCCAAAGCCCTAGGGCCGCCAAGGCCAAAACCCGATTGATTCGCGCGAGACTTCCCTGCAACCACCAGGCCACCGCGAGAAAGCCCAACAGCAGCAGAACCAGCGTTGCCAAATCCAGTAGCTGCCGCTCCAAGGTTTCCGGGAACAAAGTCGCTCCCCAGAGAGTTTCGGCCACGAGATAAACCACGAGCATTACCGCATATCGGCAAAAGGAATCCCGGTATAGCGCCGCCCGGGCTTCGGGAGACAGCGCCAGGGCGGCCAAACAGAGACCGAGGGCGATTCGATTCCCCAGGGGCGTGGACCAGGCGGTCACGGCGAACAAGGTTACCCCGAGCGCGCCGAATCCCTCCGCGAGCTCAGCCCGGGAGACGGGCTGCAGGCCCCTAAAAGGAGCCGGGCTATGGCATGAATCGACCGGCATCGGGTTTTACAAAACCGTGGGATATTCGACTGGGCGTACGTCGGCGGAACGGGTATTTCAAAGGCGTCGCCGAGATTACCGCACCTTTGGCGGCGAAAGCCTTGGGACCGGCAGCGTGGAGCGCATGGGCGTGGATAGCGCGCGGCGCTATTAAAGCTGACCGTCCAGGATAAGGCAAGCCGGTCATCCCGCCCCCGGAGCGGGGCCACCGCCTTCCCCGGCGCCGAGGTCGCCGCGAATCCTCTGCCGACGGTGGGCGCAAGCGGATTCCCACCGGCGGTGCGAAGCATTATGATCGACTTCTTTGCGGCTTCTCCAGTGCACCCGGCAGCCGACGCCCCGCGTCTCAGCCCGCCTGCCCTGCGAGAACCCGAGAGCCCTGAAAATGTCATGTCCAGTACGGAAACACCCGGGATCCCTTCGGTATGTACCGCCGTGCGGCATGACCGTCTGTCTCTGTAACGAGCTACCCCGACAACGACAAAACTTGCACCTCGTTCTGCCGTTCGAGGGAAGAGGATGGCCGATGCAATTGGAATACATTTTGAAATCCTATGCCCGCTACGCACCCGTCTACGACCAAACCTTCGGTTGGATGCTCAGCTTCCGTGGCCGCTCGATGGCGGTCGGGGTCGCCAACCGACGCCCCGGTAAAGTCCTGGAAGTGGGGGTTGGCACTGGCATCAGCCTGCGCTATTACCGCAAGGACCATGAGGTCCACGGCATTGACATTTCTCCGGACATGCTTGCCATCGCCCAAAGGCGCGTGCGAAAAAAAAACCTCACCCAGGTGTCCAGCCTCCGGATCATGGATGCCCGGGCCTTGGAATTCGAGAACGAGACTTTCGATTGCATCGTGGCCGCCTATGTCATGTCGGTGGTCCCGGAGCCGGCCAAGGTGATCAGCGAAATCGAGCGGGTCTGCAAACCGGGCGGGGACGTGGTGATCGTCAACCACTTCGCCGCCGAAAAGGGCTTCCGGCGGCATCTGGAAACCCTGCTGGCGCCATTTTCCAACAAGCTGGGCTGGCGACCCGACATGCCGGCTGAGGAAATCCTGTCCCATACCGGCCTACAGGAAGTGCGGCGCTACACCCTGCCGCCCTTCGGTCTGTTCACCTTGCTGCATCTGCGTAAGCCCATGGAATTTCGGGGATTGTTGGAATCATGAGGGCCTTCGAGGGCGCTGCGCTCAACCGCCGGCAGAGCGGGGATGCCGCTCGCGGGGCACGCGCAGAGCGCCCCATTCGTTCCATCCCCTAGCCCAAAGCCATTACCGTAGCCGCGGCGCGCAAGGATTAAATCTTGCTAAGAGGCCCTATGACAAGCGTAGTTATTTCTGGAATGACTGGGGATTCCTATTTCCGCTATGCCTGCCAATTACCGTTTTCGGCTGGGCTACCATCGTCGGCCGATCGGCGCTACAAACAACTCCAAAGACAATTTCTACTGACCGGCAATAAGGGAAACATCATCATTGGTGAAGCGGTAGGAAGACTATTCGACATCGACCGGGCAGAATCCTGCTATGTGAAATTTTTTGATCTTCTCCAATCCGGCTGGAGCGCGGACCGAATCGCCTCGGAATTGGATCAGCGATTCGATCATGTCGTGTTTGTTACGGCCAATGCCATCCGTCCCCACATGGGCGCCGATCATCGCAAAGTAGCCGAGATCGTGGAACGCATGAAAACCAACCTCATCGTTCTCGGCATCGGCATGCAGCAGCCGCTCGCTCACAGCCATAGGGCAGTGGATCCGGATACCCTGCGCCTCCTACATTTGTTTAACGAAAAAGCCCAGGTATTCGGAGTGCGTGGCGCCGAAACTGAAGATTGGCTCCATAGGACGAAAATCGACTGGGCATGGGCCTTGGGCTGCCCGAGCCTCTATCCCAGCACATTTACGGGATTGCCGCCCCGGATTCATTCTCCTACAAGCTCGGTCACCTGTTTATTTTTAGCGCACCCATCCCGTCAGAACCTCGGGCATGACGAGCGGATCGGGCCTTCGTATTCCGGAGACGGCAGGGCATGCAGCTCCCGGCCTGGGTTAGCGGAGCCCCTCGGGCAGCACGGTCTGCGTAAACTTTAGGCTGTTTGACTTGCGGCCATTTCTGGCCCGCTGGCGCGAACGCATCTCCAGCGATCCTTCGCCGACGGTTACCATGCCTTCCTCCGTCATGGCGACTGGCGCTGCGATCGGACCGCGTCCCGCCGGGCGCTGTAGCTGGCAATAACGCCGATGGTGCCGGTAGGTCATATGGCACTGTGGCTCGGCACCGGGCTGGTCACCTCGTCCATGGTGGCGTGGCCGTACCGGCCGCGCAACGGCGTATGCTCACTGCGATTTTCTCGTTCTCCGACGCCTCTAGATCACCGCCAACGGCGCGCTCAAGGTCTCAAGGACATGGCAGTACCCATCATCCTGCTCGTCTCCTGGGCGATGGCGTACCGGTCGGTGATTGGTTGCCATTTCCCATGAAGCTCAGCGCACCAACCTGTGCTCGACCTAACTTTCGGACTTACAGCGCGGCCTTGTCGCGGACCCTGCCCTCTCCGGGCGCGAGCCGCTCTCGCACAGCACGGCATAAAAACACCCTAGCGGAGCTTACCCATCTGGTAGTCGAGCTCGGCGCGTCGCATCTGTAGGTCCACCCGGGCCTCGAGCTCGCCGATTTCCGCCCGGGTTAGATTCAACTGCGCTTGGGTCAGTTCGATGATCGAGGCCAGCTTCAGGTTGTAACGCGACTGGGCGAGACGGAAGGCTTCCTGAGCCTTCAAGAGCTGCTGATGGGCGGGCGCCAGTCGTTCGAGGGCGGTCTTGCTCGCCATCCAGGCGACGCGGACATCTCGGAGAATCTCATTTTCCGCGTCAGTCAGCCCGTGGCTGAGGGCTCGCGCCTCGCTCTGGGCCTTATCCCTGCGGGCCGAGAGCTCGAAGCCGGTGAACACGGGGATATCGATCACCAGCCCGCCAATGACGTTGAACTGGGGATAGGCACCCGAGACATTGCCCGTCTTGT is a genomic window of Candidatus Methylocalor cossyra containing:
- the epsC gene encoding serine O-acetyltransferase EpsC; this encodes MSPKLETSRRAKPALHWNVERVVSELRALRLNALEQRQKQDRPPKMPSRANLTAVLEGLCAALFPNRLGPPDLTDEGVDYFVGHTLETQLRALFEEIRLELSFASGLTGKGGADHQRRAFEITREFAAHLPEVRRILETDIQAGYQGDPAAKSLDEVLVCYPGTTAIAYHRIAHVLHRLGAPLVARIIAEIAHSETGIDIHPAAQIGGSFFIDHGTGVVIGETAIIGERVRLYQAVTLGAKRFPVDESGVLIKGNARHPIVEDDVVIYAGATILGRITIGRGSVIGGNVWLTRSVPPGSHISQAQVRNELFEAGAGI
- the cysK gene encoding cysteine synthase A — translated: MSRWFEDNSKSIGRTPLVRLNRVTDGAPATVLAKIEGRNPAYSVKCRIGAAMVWDAEERGLLGPGKEIVEPTSGNTGIALAFVAAARGIPLTLTMPETMSLERRKLLIAYGAKLVLTEGARGMSGAVAKAEEIAASNPDRYVLLQQFKNPANPAIHEKTTGPEIWEDTDGAIDILVSGVGTGGTITGVARYIKHTQGKPIVAVAVEPAASPVLTQKRAGEPLKPAPHKIQGIGAGFVPEVLDLSLVDAVEQVSNEEAIHYARRLTREEGILSGISCGAAAAVAARLAQRPENEGKTIVTILPDSGERYLSSVLFEGMFDAAGLAA
- a CDS encoding glycosyltransferase family 4 protein, whose translation is MKLVLVISTLSAGGAERVLSILANRWVEKGREVSLLTFDDGSVAPFFPLHHRVRHRPLGLLADSAGPGAALVNNLRRLAVLRWAIRRERPDAVISFLDSVNVLTLLATWGLSIPVLVSERIHMASYPLKPAWVWLRRRVYRWASAIVVLTGQAMEDLPPALRHRCRVIPNPIPAPAGELDGGLVLPAGRRVVAVGRLVAQKGFDLLLQAFARLQGRYPDWSLVIVGEGPLRAELEGLVERLGLSGRVFLPGLVQAVPALLKRCDLFVLASRYEGFPNALGEAMAAGLPVIAADCPTGPRELVRHGVDGLLVPPEDPATLAEAMDRLMGDGEERRRLAGRAVEVTARFSEEKVLALWDQVLAEAGVPAAIDGNRSGHHSFMR
- a CDS encoding glycosyltransferase family 2 protein, whose amino-acid sequence is MGTPCISVIMPVYNGEKYLRPAIESILGQTFTDFEFLIIDDGSTDSSVEICSSYRDPRIRLLSNGHNLGLIATLNRGLELARGEYIARMDCDDISLPERLERQLAFLNRHPDVGLCGTWFERFYRNESIILKPPTDDRLIRFFLLFDNAFAHNTIVMRKDFVQRYGLRYDPEYKYSEDYEFWVRCAQHTKVANIPEVLVRYRFHPENTSNRFRREQDATADRIRRRQLEALAVAASEEEIALHNAITTFRFHGDHRQLLRAKTWLEKLLALGVAQGALAEAAACRYLSRFWYGACGKSADLGWPLWRLFCSSPIGRAAEREWRWKLLLRCLLRRPIPLTGSAAGP
- a CDS encoding sulfotransferase family 2 domain-containing protein is translated as MEINQVIKRAKSTIGGWVYAAAESARWNSYKLRCPRLRAALARIPAGDLVYAMNVSQRYRYVYMDNPKTGCSSLKSALVELETRGTENPVDCYDWTVFHSSGVSPLQRITRLGASAPLSFLVAEGYRFFTFVRNPYTRLLSGYRDKIVKNKPQKRHILRVMGYDIADLQRPISFAEFVKAVVRQTDYEMNPHWRVQKVQILYEVLDYAFVGRFEAYQRDFYRVFELLGIPQEETPQLRHLNRTKEGEREGCGQYYTKELQAMVYERYREDFETFGYGYELPD
- a CDS encoding ABC transporter ATP-binding protein, which encodes MAVVISVENIGKRFSLRHQSAAESYSTLRDAIANGFKRWSLHLAGRNGASKDPLGAEEFWALKGVSFEVRQGEKLGIIGRNGAGKSTLLKILSRIIEPSLGRVRIRGRVASLLEVGTGFHPELTGRENIYFNGAILGMTRQEIKKRFDAIVAFAEVEKFLDTPVKHYSSGMYVRLGFAVAAHLEPEILIIDEVLAVGDAQFQKKCLGKLQEIGTSGRTVLFVSHNMSSILQFTDRTLLLQEGRVLLDGSSEAGVSEYLRIHENSSKVTNLAGKVPWLRIADMSLDQRNMPLGFNRPIRLKLSLELDRKLTGLVIAIGIVNTLGARIVTAKTAIPELPAGVRDIDVEIPEHRLIPGSYFLSLTLSAGREVLFTKDQIIAIELLADSIDDPLLIPHLERGRDRLGCYCSARATWG
- a CDS encoding ABC transporter permease, whose translation is MQEIIIEPGRPIAHYWRDIWQYRELFWFLAWRDVLLRYKRMTIGFAWAVIRPFLTMVIFTFIFGRLAKLPSSGIPYSVLVYTAMLPWQFFATTLTDAGNSLVNKETIITKVYFPRLIVPVSAVIVSLVDFIAAGAVLVLLLVWHRFLPDLRILLLPIFILLVVMVSLGAGLWVSALSVQFKDFRYVTPFLVQMGLYLSPVGFDSALIPETWRLVYALNPMVGVIEGFRWSLLGVEAVDLGASVALSGLVTGVLLTTGIWYFRRIERRLAELL
- a CDS encoding O-antigen ligase family protein, translating into MTAWSTPLGNRIALGLCLAALALSPEARAALYRDSFCRYAVMLVVYLVAETLWGATLFPETLERQLLDLATLVLLLLGFLAVAWWLQGSLARINRVLALAALGLWVGLIPHAQLRDVLTFRTGDQTGFQMSAGCSGLISASVILGLLLFAEPWLTLSRKPWQIALRGLVWAAGLYLSAYMLVASQSRTAWLAAGILFPLVFCYRYYRNYRYRGFSLRQLPYLPVMVVVIFAAGVAANGESIWRRIGPDRETAQKILQGHDQTLPYSSLKFRFHAQKFGLNKWLERPLMGWGTGSSKHLIATSGRPELWVAQARNWVSHLHNTYLELLVRFGLLGMVLLSVAVWRLAVAFRAVQRAGCLPSDHVLLVAGCLGMAAIWGLTVFQLMTEEWRAYWSMVMGVGYTFVLNARPAVAITKG
- a CDS encoding class I SAM-dependent methyltransferase — encoded protein: MQLEYILKSYARYAPVYDQTFGWMLSFRGRSMAVGVANRRPGKVLEVGVGTGISLRYYRKDHEVHGIDISPDMLAIAQRRVRKKNLTQVSSLRIMDARALEFENETFDCIVAAYVMSVVPEPAKVISEIERVCKPGGDVVIVNHFAAEKGFRRHLETLLAPFSNKLGWRPDMPAEEILSHTGLQEVRRYTLPPFGLFTLLHLRKPMEFRGLLES